The sequence below is a genomic window from Streptomyces sp. V1I1.
GCTCGCACCTCCGGTACGTCAGGGGTGGCGGTCTCTGCCGCCGCCGGGCCGATGCGGACCAGCTGCCCGGGGACTGCACCGGTGTCCGAAGTGACGCCGCCGCCGGCCGAGTTCAGCGGGAGCCACACCACCCGGTCGGGCATCTCGCTCACCTGGAGCGGGAACCTGACCGAGCCGGCGGGGCCGGTGACGGCGAGGACGTCGCCGTCCTTCACACCCGTCTCGGCCGCCGTCGCCGCGGAGAGCCGGGCGACCGCCGCGTGGCGGGTGCCCGCCAGCGCCTCGTCGCCCTGCTGGAGCAGGCCCTGGTCGAGCAGCAGCCGGTGGCCGGCGAGGACCGCCTCGCCCTCGCCCGGGCGGGGCAGGGACTGGGCGGACTCATTGGGCTCCGTGGCCCGTGGTCCGTCCCACGTGCCCAGCCGGTCCAGCTCGTTGCGTACGGACTTGAGGTCCGGCAGCCCGAAGCTGACGTCGAGCGCGTCCGCCAGCATGTGCAGCACCCGCGCATCGGCCGGCGCCAGGCGGCGCGTCATGTGCTCGGGCTTCAGCGGGGCCTCGAACAGCCTCGCCCTGCCCTCCCAGTTGAGGAACGTGCCCGGCTTCTCGGCGACGGCCGCGACCGGGAAGACCACGTCCGCCCGCTCGGTGACCTCGCTGGGCCGCAGCTCCAGGGAGACCAGGAAGCCGACCGCGTCGAGTGCCTCACGTGCGCGCTGCGGATCGGGCAGGTCCGCGACCTCGACGCCCGCCACCAGCAGCGCGCCCAGTTCGCCGGTGGCCGCGGCCTCGACGATCTGGCCGGTGTCGCGGCCGTAACGGTGCGGGAGTTCGCGTACGCGCCAGGCCGCCGCGGTCTCCTCGCGGGCCCGTGGGTCGGTGGCCGGGCGGCCACCGGGCAGCAGCGAGGGGATCGCGCCCGCCTCGAGCGCGCCGCGCTCGCCCGCCCTGCGCGGGATCCACACCAGCTGCGCGCCGGTCGCGGTCGCGGCCCGTACCGCGGCGGTCAGTCCGCCGGGCACGGCGGCGAGCCGCTCGCCGACGACGATGACCGCGCCGTCGGAGCGCAGCACCTCGGCCGCCTTCGCGCCGTCGCCGTCCAGGCCCGCGCCGCCGCTCAACGCGTCCAGCCACTCGGTCTCGGTGCCGGGGGCGGCGGGGAGCAGTGTGCCGCCCGCCTTCGTCAGGCCACGGGTGGCGTGTGTGGCCAGCGCGAAGGTGCGCTGGCCGTGCTTGCGGTTGGCCTTGCGAAGCCGCAGGAAGACACCGGGGGCCTCCTCCTCGGACTCGACCCCGACCAGCAGGACCGCCGGGGCCTTCTCCAGGGAGGTGTAGGTGACCCCGCTGCCGTCCACGTCCCGGCCGCGCCCCGCGACGCGGGCGGCCAGGAAGTCGGCCTCCTCGCTGCTGTGCACGCGTGCGCGGAAGTCGACGTCGTTGGTGGCGAGGGCGACCCGGGCGAACTTGGCGTACGCGTACGAGTCCTCGACGGTCAGCCGGCCGCCCACCAGGACACCGGCCCGGCCGCGGGCCGCGCTCAGGCCGCGGGCCGCCGCCTCCAGCGCCTCCGGCCAGCTCGCGGGCTCCAGTTCACCCTGGTCGTTTCGTACGAGAGGAGTCGTGAGCCGGTCGGGCTTCTGCGCGTAACGGAAGCCGAAGCGCCCCTTGTCGCAGATCCACTCCTCGTTGACCTCGGGGTCCTCGGCCGCGAGCCGCCGCATGACCTTGCCGCGGCGGTGGTCCGTACGCGTCGCGCAGCCGCCCGCGCAGTGCTCGCACACCGAAGGCGACGACACCAGGTCGAAGGGGCGGGAGCGGAAGCGGTACGCGGCCGACGTCAGCGCGCCCACCGGGCAGATCTGGATGGTGTTCCCGGAGAAGTACGACTCGAATGGGTCGCCCTCTCCGGTGCCGACCTGCTGGAGCGCACCGCGCTCGAGCAGCTCGATCATCGGGTCGCCCGCGACCTGGTTGGAGAACCGGGTGCACCGGGCGCACAGCACGCACCGCTCGCGGTCGAGCAGCACCTGCGTGGAGATCGGGACGGGCTTCTCGAACGTCCGCTTCTTGCCCTCGAAGCGGGTGTCCGGGTCTCCGACCTGCATCGCCTGGTTCTGCAGGGGGCACTCGCCGCCCTTGTCGCAGACCGGGCAGTCCAGCGGGTGGTTGATGAGGAGCAGCTCCATCACACCGCGCTGGGCCTTCTCGGCGACCGGCGAGGTGAGCTGCGACTTGACGACCATGCCGTCGGTGCAGGTGATGGTGCAGGACGCCATCGGCTTGCGCTGGCCCTCGACCTCGACGATGCACTGGCGGCAGGCGCCGACCGGGTCGAGGAGGGGGTGGTCGCAGAACCGCGGGATCTCGATGCCGAGCATTTCGGCGGCCCGGATGACCAGAGTGCCCTTGGGCACGCTGATCTCGATCCCGTCGATCGTCAGCGACACGAGATCTTCCGGCGGAACGGCCGCGTTGCCGCCTCCGGCGGGGTTGGACGTCGTGACGGTCATGCCCGTACCTCCGCACGAGGTGAGTCGGACTGCGGTGCTTCGCCCGCAGGGCGGTGGGCGGCGAAGCCGCGGCCGGGGCTCGGCGCATACGCCTCAGTCATGCGGTCACCTCCAGGTGCTTGTCGGCCCAGGCGGTCGACCTCGCGGGGTCGAAGGGGCAGCCCTTGCCGGTGATGTGCTGCTCGTACTCCTCGCGGAAGTACTTGAGCGAGGAGAAGATCGGGGACGCGGCGCCGTCGCCCAGTGCGCAGAAGGACTTGCCGTTGATGTTGTCGGCGATGTCGTTCAGCTTGTCGAGGTCGGACATGACGCCCTTGCCGGCCTCGATGTCGCGCAGCAACTGCACCAGCCAGTACGTGCCTTCGCGGCACGGCGTGCACTTGCCGCAGGACTCATGGGCGTAGAACTCGGTCCACCGCGTAACGGCCCGCACCACGCAGGTCGTCTCGTCGAAGCACTGCAGCGCCTTGGTGCCGAGCATCGAACCGGCGGCGCCCACGCCCTCGTAGTCCAGCGGCACATCGAGGTGCTCGTCGGTGAACATCGGGGTCGAGGAGCCGCCCGGAGTCCAGAACTTGAGGCGGTGGCCCTTGCGCATGCCGCCGCTCATGTCGAGCAGCTGGCGCAGTGTGATGCCGAGCGGGGCCTCGTACTGGCCGGGGTTGGTGACATGGCCGCTGAGCGAGTACAGCGTGAAGCCCGGGGACTTCTCGCTGCCCATCGACTTGAACCAGTCCTTGCCGCGATGGAGGATCGCGGGAACGGACGCGATGGACTCGACGTTGTTCACCACAGTGGGGCACGCGTACAGACCGGCGACCGCGGGGAAGGGGGGACGCAGCCGGGGCTGACCGCGACGGCCTTCCAGGGAGTCCAGCAGCGCGGTCTCCTCACCGCAGATGTACGCGCCCGCGCCCGCGTGCACGGTGACTTCGAGGTCGAGTCCGGAGCCCAGGATGTCCTTGCCGAGGAAGCCCGCCTCGTACGCCTCGCGTACGGCTTCGTGCAGCCGCCGCAGTACGGGGACGACTTCACCGCGCAGATAGATGAACGCGTGATTCGACCGGATCGCGTAGGAGGCGATCACGATTCCCTCGATGAGGGAGTGCGGGTTGGCGAACAGGAGCGGGATGTCCTTGCAGGTCCCGGGCTCCGATTCGTCGGCGTTGACAACGAGATAGTGCGGCTTGCCGTCGCCCTGCGGAATGAACTGCCACTTCATTCCGGTGGGGAAGCCCGCGCCGCCGCGGCCGCGCAGTCCGGAGTCCTTGACGTACGCGATGAGGTCGTCCGGCGACATGGCCAGCGCCTTGCGCAGTCCCTCGTACCCCTCGTGCCGCCGGTAGGTGTCCAGCGTCCAGGACTCCGCCTCGTCCCAGAAGGCGGAGAGGACGGGCACGAGAAGCTTCTCGGGACTCGTCTCTCCCCCGGCCTCCGGTCGGGCGGTGCCCCCAAACTCGGTGGACAAGGTCATCACTCCCCCTCCTCGGCTGCGGGTCCGGCCGGGTGGTCAGGGTCGGAGGCCGAGGTCTGCTGCGGTGCGTCGTGCGAGCTGAGGTGCTCGGAACCGGGCTGGGGCGGTGCGTCGTGTGCTGCCTCGCCGCGCGGGGAGACCACTCGCGCCGTCGGACTCTCGCCCTTGGCCAGGCGCAGGCCGATCAGCGAGGCGGGTCCCGCGCCGCCGCTCGCCCCGACCGCGCCCGGGCGCTCGTCGGGGAAGCCCGCGAGGATCCGCGCGGTCTCCTTGTACGTACACAGGGGAGCGCCGCGCGTCGGCTCGACGGGCCGTCCCGCGCGCAGATCGTCGACGAGGCGCTTGGCGGTCTCGGGCGTCTGGTTGTCGAAGAACTCCCAGTTGACCATCACCACAGGGGCGAAGTCGCAGGCCGCGTTGCACTCGATGTGCTCGAGGGTGACCTTGCCGTCCTCGGTCGTCTCGCTGTTGCCGACGCCGAGGTGCTGCTTGAGCTCGTCGAAGATGGCGTCGCCGCCCATCACCGCGCAGAGCGTGTTGGTGCAGACGCCGACCTGGTAGTCGCCGGAGGGCACCCGCCGGTACATCGTGTAGAAGGTGGAGACCGCGGTGACCTCCGCGGTGG
It includes:
- a CDS encoding NADH-quinone oxidoreductase subunit G, which produces MTVTTSNPAGGGNAAVPPEDLVSLTIDGIEISVPKGTLVIRAAEMLGIEIPRFCDHPLLDPVGACRQCIVEVEGQRKPMASCTITCTDGMVVKSQLTSPVAEKAQRGVMELLLINHPLDCPVCDKGGECPLQNQAMQVGDPDTRFEGKKRTFEKPVPISTQVLLDRERCVLCARCTRFSNQVAGDPMIELLERGALQQVGTGEGDPFESYFSGNTIQICPVGALTSAAYRFRSRPFDLVSSPSVCEHCAGGCATRTDHRRGKVMRRLAAEDPEVNEEWICDKGRFGFRYAQKPDRLTTPLVRNDQGELEPASWPEALEAAARGLSAARGRAGVLVGGRLTVEDSYAYAKFARVALATNDVDFRARVHSSEEADFLAARVAGRGRDVDGSGVTYTSLEKAPAVLLVGVESEEEAPGVFLRLRKANRKHGQRTFALATHATRGLTKAGGTLLPAAPGTETEWLDALSGGAGLDGDGAKAAEVLRSDGAVIVVGERLAAVPGGLTAAVRAATATGAQLVWIPRRAGERGALEAGAIPSLLPGGRPATDPRAREETAAAWRVRELPHRYGRDTGQIVEAAATGELGALLVAGVEVADLPDPQRAREALDAVGFLVSLELRPSEVTERADVVFPVAAVAEKPGTFLNWEGRARLFEAPLKPEHMTRRLAPADARVLHMLADALDVSFGLPDLKSVRNELDRLGTWDGPRATEPNESAQSLPRPGEGEAVLAGHRLLLDQGLLQQGDEALAGTRHAAVARLSAATAAETGVKDGDVLAVTGPAGSVRFPLQVSEMPDRVVWLPLNSAGGGVTSDTGAVPGQLVRIGPAAAETATPDVPEVRA
- the nuoF gene encoding NADH-quinone oxidoreductase subunit NuoF, with translation MTLSTEFGGTARPEAGGETSPEKLLVPVLSAFWDEAESWTLDTYRRHEGYEGLRKALAMSPDDLIAYVKDSGLRGRGGAGFPTGMKWQFIPQGDGKPHYLVVNADESEPGTCKDIPLLFANPHSLIEGIVIASYAIRSNHAFIYLRGEVVPVLRRLHEAVREAYEAGFLGKDILGSGLDLEVTVHAGAGAYICGEETALLDSLEGRRGQPRLRPPFPAVAGLYACPTVVNNVESIASVPAILHRGKDWFKSMGSEKSPGFTLYSLSGHVTNPGQYEAPLGITLRQLLDMSGGMRKGHRLKFWTPGGSSTPMFTDEHLDVPLDYEGVGAAGSMLGTKALQCFDETTCVVRAVTRWTEFYAHESCGKCTPCREGTYWLVQLLRDIEAGKGVMSDLDKLNDIADNINGKSFCALGDGAASPIFSSLKYFREEYEQHITGKGCPFDPARSTAWADKHLEVTA
- the nuoE gene encoding NADH-quinone oxidoreductase subunit NuoE, which encodes MPQLPAPDYPADVRARLEADARELIARYPDSRSALLPLLHLVQSEEGYVTRTGVRFCAEMLDLTTAEVTAVSTFYTMYRRVPSGDYQVGVCTNTLCAVMGGDAIFDELKQHLGVGNSETTEDGKVTLEHIECNAACDFAPVVMVNWEFFDNQTPETAKRLVDDLRAGRPVEPTRGAPLCTYKETARILAGFPDERPGAVGASGGAGPASLIGLRLAKGESPTARVVSPRGEAAHDAPPQPGSEHLSSHDAPQQTSASDPDHPAGPAAEEGE